DNA from Stenotrophomonas acidaminiphila:
CCGGCATGGCCATCACGGTCAGCGCGTCCCGCGGGCCAGCAGGCGCACCGCCTGCGCCTCGGCTACCGCCAGCAGCAGGCGTTCCAGCGCCAGCCACGGATCACCCTCGGCGCGCCCCTTGGCCATGCGGTCGACCTGTCCGGCCTCGGCCACGAACCGCTCCCAGCGCTGCGCCGCCGGGTGCCGCTGCAGCGCGCGCTTGAACGGCGCCTGCCGCGACTCCCAGATGCCGCGCGCCTTCATTTCGCCGGCCAGGTTGCCGCCGGCGGCCTGGACCCGCGCCAGCCCGGCCGTGAGCAGCAGCTCGCGGATCAGGATCGGGGTGAGCGCGGCCACCGCCTCGCCCTCGGCGCGCAGCCCGGCGAGCATGCGCAGCACCGCCTGAGGCTGCCCGGAGAATGCTGCCTCGACCAGCCGGAACACGTCGTAGCGCGCGGCGTCGGCGACCAGCGACTCCATCTTCGCCACGTCCAGCGTCTGGCCTTCGGCCAGCAGCGCCAGTTTGTCGATTTCCTGCGCGGCCGCCAGCAGGTTGCCCTCCACGCGTTCGCTCAGGCGCTGCACCGCCGCCGGCTCGGCGCGCAACCCGCGGGCACGCAGGCGGCGCTCGATCCAGTCGCCCAGTTCATGCGGCTTGATCGCCCACGCCACCGACAGCACGCCGGCCCGCGCCACCGCGTCGGCCCACTTGCCCTGGTGCGACTTGCTCCACTCGCCGGCGGTGATCAGCAGCACCACGTCGGCCGGCGGCTGCGCGCAGAATTCGCTGATGACCTCAGCGCCCTCCTTGCCCGGCTTGCCGCTGGGCAGGCGCAGCTCCACCAGCCGGCGCGCACTGAACAGGCTGGGCGCGTTGAAGCTGGATGCCAGCTGGCCCCAGTCGAAGTCACGGCCGTCGGCATCGAACACCTCGCGCTCGCCGATGCCTTCGGCGCGCGCCCGCGCGCGCACCGCGTCGGCCGCTTCCAGCACGCGCAGCAGTTCCGGCCCGGCGATCAGGTAGACCGGCGCCAGCGGCTGCGTGCCGGCCTGGGTGGCGAGCTGCTCGGGACGCAGTTCCATCGCTCAGCGCCCGCGCGCGGGAGCCGCCATCGTCGGCATCGCTCAGCCGTCCTTGCCGGTGGCCGGAGCGGCGCTGCGTTGCTTCTCCATCTGCGCGCGCACCACGCTGTCGATGCGCCGCAGGATCGAGGCGGACATCTCACGGCGCAGTTCGTCGGCGAGGATCTCGCGCTCGGTGGTGGTGCCGGTGGCGTCGGTCGGCTCGGACACATAGTCGCGCGACAGTTCGATCACCTGCTCGGGCACCAGCACGCTGCCGTCGGGGTGCTGGAACACGAACACCACCGCGTAGCGCATGCTGTATTCCTGGGTACGGCCCTGGGCGTCGATGGCGATGGGCAGGTCGCCCCAGCGCTCGGAGCGGATCTGCAGCCGGGCCGCGCCCTTGCCGGGCGCGTCTTCGCCGACCACGACCGCACCGGAGGCGTGCAGCCCGCGCTCGAGCAGCTTGACCAGTTCGCTGTAGCGCACGTTCGATTCGACCTTCACCGCCGGGGTGTCCTCCGGCAGGGTGAGCCTGTTGCGCAGGTGGAAGCCGCAACCGGTCAGGCTCACGGCAAGGACGAGGGCGGTCAGGTATCGGGTCATGGGCACAGTCTGGCGGAGCCGGCCGGGAGCGGCAACAGAAAACGGCCCGCATCATCGCCCATCGGGTGTGAGCGGGGATGAAACCGGGATCGCTGATCCACTGTTCGCAAACGCACTCCGGGCGTGCCGGGGCAACACGAAGCCGGAGCCGGCGCTCACACGCTCCTGGTAGGAAAGCATTCGCGAAAAAGCCGGTTGCCAAGCCCCAGCCCCCAGGTTGGGGGGCGATCCGCGCGCAAGCGCGGATGGGGGGCGCCGCGACAGACCACAAGCCGCAGCGAATGACAAACGCGCCGCCGCGCGCCCGGATGGCGAACCATCGGGGCGCGCCGCAGGCGGATCAACCCGCCACGATGTTGACGATCTTGCCCGGCACGATGATGACCTTGCGCACGGCCAGGCCTTCCAGGAACTTGGCCGCGTTCGGCTCTTCCCTGGCGGCGGCCTCGATCAGCTCGCGGCTGGCGTCGGCGGCCACCTCGATGGTGCCGCGCAGCTTGCCGTTGACCTGCACCGCCAGGGTCAGCGCATCCTTGACCAGCGCGCCGGCATCGACCTGCGGGAACGGCTGGTCTTCCAGCAGGGTCTCGCCATGGCCCAGCGCCTGCCACATCGCATGGCAGGCATGCGGGGTGATCGGGTTGAGCAGCAGCACCGCCGCCTGCAGGGCCTCCTGGCGCACCGCCCGGCCCTGGTCGCTGGCGTCGTCGAACTTGGCCAGCACGTTGAGCAGCTCCATCACCGCGGCGATGGCGGTGTTGAAGGCATGGCGGCGGCCGTAGTCGTCGCCGACCTTGCCGATGGTCTCGTGGGTCTTGCGGCGCAGGGCCTTCTGCCCGGCGTCCAGCGCGGCGACATCCAGCGCCGGCGCGCTGCCATCGGCGGCATGCCGGTGCACCATGGTCCACAGCCGGCGCAGGAAGCGCGCCATGCCGTCCACGCCGGCCTCGTTCCATTCCAGCGACTGTTCCGGCGGGGCCGCGAACATCGAGAACAGGCGCACGGTGTCGGCGCCGTACTTGGCCACCATCGCCTGCGGATCGACGCCGTTGTTCTTGGACTTGGACATCTTCTCGGTGCCGCCGATCACCACCGGCTGGCCGTCGCTGCGCAGGGTGGCGCCGGTGATGCGGCCGCGCTCGTCGCGCACCACGTCCACATCGGCCGGGTTGAACCAGTCCCTGGAGCCATCGGCGTTGAGCCGGTAGAAGGTCTCGGCGATCACCATGCCCTGGCACAGCAGGTTGCGCGCCGGCTCGTTGCTGTCGACCATGCGCGCGTCGCGCAGCAGCTTGTGGAAGAAGCGGAAGTACATCAGGTGCAGGATCGCGTGCTCGATGCCGCCGATGTACTGGTCGACCGGCAGCCAGTAGTTGCCG
Protein-coding regions in this window:
- a CDS encoding DNA polymerase III subunit delta, producing MELRPEQLATQAGTQPLAPVYLIAGPELLRVLEAADAVRARARAEGIGEREVFDADGRDFDWGQLASSFNAPSLFSARRLVELRLPSGKPGKEGAEVISEFCAQPPADVVLLITAGEWSKSHQGKWADAVARAGVLSVAWAIKPHELGDWIERRLRARGLRAEPAAVQRLSERVEGNLLAAAQEIDKLALLAEGQTLDVAKMESLVADAARYDVFRLVEAAFSGQPQAVLRMLAGLRAEGEAVAALTPILIRELLLTAGLARVQAAGGNLAGEMKARGIWESRQAPFKRALQRHPAAQRWERFVAEAGQVDRMAKGRAEGDPWLALERLLLAVAEAQAVRLLARGTR